Proteins from a genomic interval of Treponema brennaborense DSM 12168:
- a CDS encoding helicase-related protein, which translates to MNDYTSLPVYEQKQRILDTLAVNQVIVVQSPTGSGKTTQIPVILHEAGFSAAGMIAVTQPRRIAALSVSEFIAKQLKTTYPGLVGYKMRFEDKTDATTRIKIMTDGILLQEMKLDPWLSKYSVVMVDEAHERSLNIDFVLGLLKRVLAARQDFKVIVSSATMNAEAFSTYFDGCPIVTIDTVTYPVTIVYDPPAIPASTASPSAAEALLAKMESTIDRVLDNHDTGDILCFLPGEKIIKDCIRRLAAAPFGRKIHLIPLYGRLAKDEQERVFETAPFGRKKVIVSTNIAETSVTIPGITTVIDSGLAKLNYYNPRTYTASLNETPVSKASCNQRKGRAGRTQSGTCYRLYTRKDFETRQTYTTEEIYRTDLSEVVLRMAELGITDFEQFDFIAPPGHEGMVGAVETLGMLKALESDNSLSAIGKLMVQFPLVPRVSRIIVEAILRYPDVLEEALIAAAFLSAQSPFVLPPGEETDARKAHHTFRDIQGDFVSYVKLFRTYTSMKNASKFCKSNYLDERVMAEILNIKIQLEQIVTDMEIPVTGGGSMDDYLCCISAGMIQFVCVREGKENYRSLTAEHIQIHPGSSMFRADPLFIVAGEIVRTSRMFAMSVSPLTRNLLARIDPDLETQLSAARGRNKRAAGEKPAAPKNAKNAAGQGAGKSAKDGKPADSIRIGGTDFAVEKIKGKKNVILPFAQLQNALANERDESRLAQTGGLRAKIKINGYELLAGEKAELVFRLAKALDLTPLDDKDWNRKLNVQLSREGDAAQLIRALDLILKTATAKTKSKELGFICLFTDGHGSYWFKVSRGFATALNESLSSLETLIDETAGTLDDTQKTKLNAIYRKLNDLYE; encoded by the coding sequence ATGAACGATTACACCTCTCTGCCGGTTTACGAGCAAAAACAGCGAATTCTCGATACGCTCGCCGTAAATCAGGTTATCGTCGTACAGAGCCCGACCGGTTCGGGCAAAACGACCCAAATTCCGGTCATTCTGCACGAAGCAGGTTTTTCCGCGGCGGGAATGATCGCCGTAACCCAGCCGCGCCGCATCGCGGCGCTCAGCGTCAGTGAATTTATCGCGAAACAGCTGAAAACGACGTATCCGGGGCTGGTCGGCTACAAAATGCGTTTTGAAGACAAAACCGACGCAACCACCCGCATTAAAATCATGACCGACGGCATCCTGCTGCAGGAAATGAAACTCGACCCGTGGCTTTCAAAATATTCGGTCGTCATGGTGGACGAAGCGCACGAGCGCAGTCTGAACATCGACTTCGTTCTGGGACTGCTGAAACGGGTGCTCGCCGCACGGCAGGATTTTAAAGTCATCGTGTCTTCGGCAACGATGAACGCCGAAGCGTTTTCAACGTATTTCGACGGCTGCCCTATCGTAACGATAGACACGGTAACGTATCCGGTTACCATAGTATACGATCCGCCGGCAATTCCGGCGAGCACGGCCTCCCCGTCGGCGGCTGAAGCGCTGCTCGCCAAAATGGAATCTACTATCGACCGCGTGCTCGACAATCACGATACGGGCGACATTCTGTGTTTTCTGCCCGGCGAAAAAATCATCAAGGACTGTATCCGGCGGCTGGCGGCCGCGCCGTTCGGACGGAAAATCCATCTGATTCCGCTGTACGGGCGGCTTGCGAAAGACGAACAGGAGCGCGTGTTTGAAACCGCGCCGTTCGGCAGAAAAAAAGTAATCGTGTCGACGAACATAGCCGAAACCAGCGTTACGATTCCCGGCATCACGACCGTCATAGACAGCGGACTGGCCAAACTGAATTATTACAATCCGCGCACGTATACGGCGAGTTTGAACGAAACCCCCGTTTCAAAAGCATCGTGCAATCAGCGCAAAGGCCGCGCCGGCCGCACGCAGAGCGGAACCTGTTACCGGCTGTATACCAGAAAAGATTTTGAAACGCGGCAAACCTATACGACCGAAGAGATTTACCGCACGGATCTGTCGGAAGTCGTACTGCGTATGGCGGAATTGGGTATAACGGACTTCGAGCAGTTCGATTTTATCGCACCGCCCGGACACGAAGGCATGGTCGGCGCGGTGGAAACGCTCGGTATGCTTAAAGCGCTTGAAAGCGACAACTCGCTGTCGGCGATCGGCAAACTGATGGTGCAGTTTCCGCTGGTGCCGCGCGTCAGCCGCATTATCGTCGAAGCCATACTGCGCTATCCGGACGTACTTGAAGAAGCGCTCATAGCGGCGGCGTTCCTTTCGGCGCAATCGCCGTTCGTCCTTCCCCCCGGAGAAGAAACGGACGCACGCAAAGCCCATCATACGTTCCGCGACATTCAAGGCGATTTCGTTTCATACGTCAAGTTGTTCAGAACGTACACGTCCATGAAAAACGCGTCGAAATTCTGCAAAAGCAATTATCTCGACGAACGGGTCATGGCCGAAATTCTGAACATCAAAATTCAGCTCGAACAGATCGTAACCGACATGGAAATCCCGGTAACCGGCGGCGGTTCTATGGACGATTATTTATGCTGCATTTCCGCCGGAATGATTCAATTCGTGTGCGTGCGCGAAGGCAAGGAAAACTACCGGAGCCTTACGGCCGAACACATCCAGATTCACCCCGGATCGAGCATGTTCCGCGCGGATCCGCTGTTCATCGTCGCAGGGGAAATCGTGCGCACGTCGCGGATGTTCGCGATGTCGGTGTCGCCGCTTACCCGAAATCTGCTTGCGCGCATCGATCCCGATCTGGAAACGCAGCTTTCCGCCGCCCGCGGCCGGAACAAGCGCGCGGCCGGTGAAAAACCTGCCGCACCGAAAAACGCTAAAAACGCCGCCGGACAGGGCGCGGGAAAATCCGCAAAAGACGGCAAACCCGCAGACTCGATTCGCATCGGCGGCACGGATTTCGCCGTTGAAAAAATAAAGGGAAAGAAAAACGTCATACTGCCGTTCGCGCAGCTTCAGAACGCACTGGCGAACGAACGCGACGAATCCCGCCTCGCCCAGACCGGCGGCCTTCGCGCGAAGATCAAAATAAACGGATACGAACTGTTGGCCGGAGAAAAAGCGGAGCTTGTGTTCAGACTGGCTAAAGCGCTCGATTTGACGCCGCTCGACGACAAAGACTGGAATCGGAAACTCAACGTGCAGCTCAGCCGCGAAGGAGACGCCGCGCAGCTTATCCGTGCGCTCGATTTGATTTTGAAAACGGCGACCGCCAAAACGAAAAGCAAAGAACTCGGCTTTATCTGCCTGTTTACGGACGGACACGGCTCGTACTGGTTCAAGGTTTCACGCGGCTTCGCGACCGCACTGAACGAAAGTCTGTCGAGCCTCGAAACGCTCATAGACGAAACCGCCGGAACGCTTGACGATACGCAGAAAACCAAACTGAACGCGATATACCGGAAACTGAACGATTTGTACGAATGA
- a CDS encoding potassium channel family protein has product MKQFAIIGLDVFGLRMLEQFSEIGADVIIIDKNPDTVNKYKELARDSYILDVINEAALNRIVPQDIDAVIIDLGSRIEASIMVCNFLKKMGIRNIIVKAETSEHGEVLSIVGATRVIYPDREAARTLTPLLVSNAMFQYMAVSEHLVLAEVGVTEELAGKTVVDSNIRNKFGLNIVAIRKSGDSDFSFLQDIHHVFSADDVMLVAGSPDSIHAFVKAEIPHDVRPFSGMFKHLFPALQKQKK; this is encoded by the coding sequence ATGAAACAGTTTGCGATTATCGGACTCGACGTTTTCGGCTTGCGAATGCTGGAACAGTTTTCGGAAATAGGCGCCGATGTGATCATTATCGATAAAAATCCCGATACGGTCAATAAATACAAAGAGCTCGCGCGCGATTCGTATATTTTGGACGTTATCAACGAGGCGGCGCTGAATCGCATCGTTCCGCAGGATATAGACGCGGTGATCATCGATTTGGGTTCCAGAATCGAAGCGTCCATCATGGTCTGCAATTTCCTGAAAAAGATGGGTATCCGGAATATCATCGTCAAGGCGGAAACTTCGGAGCACGGAGAAGTGCTTTCGATCGTCGGTGCGACGCGCGTCATTTATCCCGACCGCGAAGCGGCGCGGACGCTGACGCCGCTGCTCGTTTCAAACGCGATGTTCCAATATATGGCCGTTTCCGAGCATTTGGTGCTTGCCGAAGTCGGCGTTACCGAGGAGCTTGCCGGCAAAACGGTCGTCGATTCCAATATCAGAAACAAGTTCGGGCTGAACATCGTGGCGATCCGGAAAAGCGGAGACAGCGATTTTTCCTTTTTGCAGGATATCCATCACGTGTTCAGCGCGGACGACGTGATGCTGGTAGCGGGGTCGCCCGATTCCATTCACGCGTTCGTTAAGGCCGAAATTCCGCACGATGTCCGTCCGTTTTCCGGTATGTTCAAACATCTGTTTCCCGCTTTGCAGAAGCAGAAAAAATAA
- a CDS encoding helix-turn-helix transcriptional regulator yields MKLAEKIEILRKRNGWSQEELADKVAVSRQSVSKWESGGAVPELDKILLLSTLFGVSTDTLLKDDLSVSAEPASSAGEKVLRRVSLPEAERFIAVSAAAARTIAGGVAVCICSVAVLLLLQLLSETGVVPLSENGAAALGVTLLLAGVAAAVAVIILNGMKLHVFEYIKSEPFTLDSAAAALVQEKKQRFELPYAFKIVWGVVLCIVSVIPVVVSGFFDMSDAVLTGAVCLMLGLVAVGVFLFISAGMVKASYDQLLQTGAFVPELKAAAGRNANFESALSGMYWSVVTAAYLGYSFITHDWGRSWIIWPCAGVLYGIVSGIVRLRHPKEL; encoded by the coding sequence ATGAAACTTGCGGAAAAAATAGAGATCCTGCGGAAACGGAACGGCTGGTCGCAGGAGGAGCTTGCGGATAAAGTTGCCGTGTCGCGGCAGTCGGTATCGAAATGGGAAAGCGGCGGTGCGGTTCCCGAACTCGATAAAATACTGTTACTGAGCACGCTGTTCGGCGTCAGTACCGATACGCTACTGAAAGACGATTTGTCCGTTTCAGCGGAACCGGCGTCTTCGGCCGGGGAAAAGGTACTCCGCCGCGTTTCCCTGCCCGAAGCGGAACGCTTTATCGCCGTGTCTGCCGCCGCCGCCCGCACTATTGCCGGAGGAGTGGCAGTCTGCATTTGTTCGGTGGCGGTATTACTGCTGTTGCAGTTGCTGTCGGAAACCGGCGTCGTTCCGCTCTCGGAAAACGGAGCGGCGGCTCTGGGGGTTACGCTGCTGCTGGCCGGTGTGGCCGCTGCGGTCGCCGTTATCATTTTGAACGGAATGAAGCTGCACGTTTTTGAATATATCAAATCGGAACCGTTTACGCTCGATTCAGCTGCCGCCGCTCTGGTTCAGGAAAAAAAGCAGCGCTTTGAACTGCCGTATGCCTTCAAAATCGTGTGGGGAGTGGTGCTGTGTATCGTCAGCGTGATTCCCGTGGTTGTTTCGGGTTTTTTCGATATGTCCGACGCGGTTTTGACCGGCGCAGTGTGTCTTATGCTGGGACTCGTCGCCGTCGGAGTTTTTCTGTTTATCTCGGCCGGCATGGTGAAGGCGAGTTACGACCAATTGCTTCAAACCGGGGCGTTCGTCCCTGAACTGAAAGCCGCCGCCGGGCGGAACGCGAACTTTGAAAGTGCGCTGAGCGGCATGTATTGGTCTGTCGTAACGGCGGCGTACCTCGGCTACAGTTTCATTACGCACGACTGGGGGCGGTCGTGGATTATTTGGCCGTGTGCGGGAGTGCTGTACGGAATCGTTTCCGGCATCGTCCGGCTGCGGCATCCCAAAGAGTTGTAA
- a CDS encoding TrkH family potassium uptake protein: MRIKWSFDKILLFSYFGLLAGTGTVLLLLPFSVTQPLSVPDALFTSVSAVCVTGLCTVPMSTFTVFGKVVILFLIQFGGLGIITFFSLYIGIGSRRRVSFMNRKMIRSFFIDEVESDHKKIVRNIVSITLGIELAGAVCLYGAFSAAGVPNPAFTAVFHAVSSFCNAGFSTFNDSLAGFADNPAVLVPIAVLIFLGGIGFIVMKDVFRFVKTFGRERVSYHAKLALGMTAFLIVGGTVLFLILEWNQGFAQYGAGGKILSAFFQSVTTRTAGFESVAQAQFSPVSGFVTLLLMFIGGSPGSIAGGVKTTTFLIVMAYALNERDDSTSMLLGRKSISAGILEKAFNIISKSIIFLCIAVFLLMCTEERLLLAGTASVFDVLFESFSAFGTVGLTRGLTPHLSDLGKIVIIATMFIGRTGVFAMILKIPGKKEERLIRYPDEQVMLG, encoded by the coding sequence ATGCGTATAAAATGGTCGTTTGATAAAATCTTGTTGTTTTCCTATTTCGGCTTGCTCGCGGGAACGGGAACCGTACTGCTGCTGCTGCCGTTCTCCGTTACGCAGCCGCTGTCAGTGCCGGATGCGCTTTTTACTTCAGTTTCGGCGGTATGCGTGACCGGTTTGTGTACGGTGCCGATGAGCACGTTTACCGTTTTCGGAAAAGTGGTCATTTTGTTTCTGATCCAATTCGGCGGATTGGGAATCATCACGTTTTTTTCGTTATATATCGGAATCGGCAGCCGTCGCCGCGTGTCGTTCATGAACCGAAAAATGATCCGCAGTTTTTTTATCGATGAAGTGGAATCGGATCATAAAAAAATAGTGCGGAACATCGTGTCCATAACGCTCGGCATAGAACTTGCCGGAGCCGTTTGCTTATACGGCGCGTTTTCCGCCGCCGGCGTGCCGAACCCCGCGTTTACGGCGGTGTTTCACGCCGTTTCCTCGTTCTGCAACGCAGGATTTTCCACGTTCAACGATTCTCTTGCCGGTTTCGCGGATAATCCGGCCGTTCTGGTTCCGATCGCCGTACTCATTTTTCTGGGCGGAATCGGTTTTATCGTGATGAAAGACGTTTTCCGTTTCGTCAAAACTTTCGGCAGGGAGCGCGTTTCGTATCACGCAAAACTTGCGCTCGGCATGACCGCGTTTCTGATAGTCGGCGGTACGGTCCTGTTTTTGATTCTCGAATGGAATCAGGGATTCGCGCAGTACGGTGCGGGTGGCAAAATCCTGTCGGCGTTTTTTCAGTCGGTAACGACCCGAACTGCGGGATTTGAATCGGTTGCGCAGGCGCAGTTTTCGCCGGTGTCCGGCTTCGTCACGCTGCTGCTGATGTTTATCGGCGGTTCGCCGGGGTCGATCGCCGGCGGTGTGAAAACGACGACGTTTTTGATCGTCATGGCTTACGCGCTGAACGAACGGGACGATTCGACGTCGATGCTGCTCGGCCGCAAAAGCATTTCCGCCGGTATTCTTGAAAAAGCGTTCAACATCATCAGCAAAAGTATCATCTTTTTGTGCATCGCGGTTTTCCTGCTGATGTGTACGGAAGAGCGGCTGTTGCTGGCAGGTACCGCGTCGGTGTTCGACGTTTTGTTCGAGTCGTTTTCGGCTTTCGGAACGGTGGGCCTGACCAGAGGTTTGACGCCGCATCTGTCCGATTTGGGTAAAATAGTCATTATTGCAACGATGTTCATCGGCAGAACCGGCGTGTTCGCGATGATTCTGAAAATTCCGGGTAAAAAGGAAGAACGATTGATCAGGTATCCCGACGAACAGGTGATGCTCGGTTAG
- a CDS encoding CapA family protein produces the protein MKKKKCFPLILCCPLAFYLVSCAGSVKTEPVMPYEPPEITLKTEQASAAEPDKPSALTLTFAGDIMAHTPNFRMKNYRLIYADIESIIKNDDFSFANFETPVHAGRPYENYPNFNVQPPYADAAIAAGFDVFSLANNHTNDQESDGVAQTYAYFKTKESSGVYAAGIKEKPGAGISYQVIRKNDWTILYAAVTEILNRHTSKDRIDYVEPAAARRETFRTELQTLRSENPCDVFVLSIHTCEDEYVPDITTVRRNYYYSLIDSGVDIIWANHPHIAKEWEIVTRSETAGETGTETAGAGAGTTESGTADAAKNPAPSALVMYALGNTISGQRYAPDLANPANERDNTGDGYLIQVRLEKERPSDSSTSESAEPEERVPQPAPSFRIADVTPYLITTYIDPARNYVIKQLNDTFIENLAAEGKTAYAAYFAARKEIMENIKGTYTQR, from the coding sequence ATGAAGAAAAAAAAGTGTTTTCCGCTTATATTATGCTGTCCGCTTGCGTTTTATCTGGTTTCGTGCGCCGGATCCGTTAAAACGGAACCGGTAATGCCGTATGAACCGCCGGAAATCACCTTAAAAACCGAACAGGCTTCTGCGGCGGAACCGGATAAACCGTCGGCCTTGACGCTTACGTTCGCCGGCGACATCATGGCGCATACGCCCAATTTCAGAATGAAAAACTACCGTCTGATTTATGCGGATATCGAATCGATCATCAAAAACGACGATTTTTCATTCGCGAATTTTGAAACGCCCGTCCACGCGGGGCGGCCGTATGAAAATTATCCGAATTTCAACGTGCAGCCGCCGTACGCCGATGCGGCGATCGCGGCCGGATTCGACGTGTTTTCTCTTGCGAACAATCACACCAACGATCAGGAAAGCGACGGCGTTGCACAGACGTACGCATATTTTAAGACGAAAGAATCTTCCGGCGTGTACGCCGCCGGAATCAAGGAAAAACCGGGAGCCGGCATTTCGTATCAGGTAATACGGAAAAACGACTGGACGATTCTGTACGCCGCCGTTACCGAAATTCTGAACCGCCATACGTCCAAAGACCGGATAGATTACGTTGAACCGGCGGCGGCGCGGCGCGAGACGTTCCGGACGGAACTGCAAACGCTCCGCAGCGAAAACCCCTGCGACGTGTTCGTTTTATCGATCCATACGTGCGAAGACGAATACGTACCGGATATTACGACCGTCAGGCGTAATTACTATTATTCGCTGATAGACAGCGGCGTCGATATTATCTGGGCGAACCATCCGCACATCGCAAAAGAATGGGAAATCGTTACCCGGTCGGAAACGGCGGGAGAGACAGGAACGGAAACGGCGGGAGCGGGAGCGGGAACGACCGAGTCGGGAACAGCCGATGCCGCAAAAAATCCGGCGCCGTCCGCACTCGTCATGTACGCGTTGGGCAACACGATCTCCGGACAGCGGTACGCACCCGATCTGGCGAATCCGGCAAACGAGAGAGACAATACGGGCGACGGATATCTGATTCAAGTTCGGCTTGAAAAAGAACGGCCGTCCGATTCAAGCACATCGGAATCCGCAGAACCGGAGGAACGCGTGCCGCAACCGGCGCCTTCGTTCCGTATTGCGGACGTAACGCCGTATCTTATCACCACTTATATAGATCCGGCGCGGAACTATGTCATAAAGCAGCTGAACGATACGTTTATCGAAAATCTGGCTGCGGAAGGCAAAACGGCGTACGCCGCGTATTTTGCCGCACGGAAGGAAATCATGGAAAACATAAAAGGAACGTATACACAACGATGA
- a CDS encoding coproporphyrinogen-III oxidase family protein has protein sequence MKTAARSLYLHIPFCKAKCAYCDFFSVPAEHVPDRYVDALCAEIAFHAEAENLAAPETVYIGGGTPSLLSPAQLERIMFRLDSLYPSGVKPGAACAPEITLEVNPESLCEPFLETALRCGVNRISVGVQALDDGALRCVRRRCSRERALGALSLLSRSGVRFSADMIAGLPELGDTAFVSGLKEVLTYNPEHVSLYALTVEESTPLYRQIERGRLAYTEETTDSQWLAGRALLERAGYAQYEVSNFAKPGCRSRHNTAYWRQRSYAGAGAGAVGTLYDTEAAAAVAITAAAREPAARVKSALRYANTADIAVYTDFWTETAPDPRGFAEGADFPLERELLDADTLAFEFCMLGLRLREGIAAGEYEERFGKKLDTAVFEKWRQKGLAVKYSDCGEIRYALSADGILFLNAFLSELLA, from the coding sequence GTGAAAACGGCCGCCCGTTCGCTGTATCTCCATATTCCGTTCTGCAAGGCGAAGTGCGCGTACTGCGATTTTTTTTCCGTACCGGCGGAACACGTTCCCGACCGGTACGTCGACGCGCTGTGTGCGGAAATCGCGTTTCACGCGGAGGCCGAAAATCTGGCCGCGCCTGAAACCGTATATATCGGCGGCGGTACGCCGAGTCTGCTGTCTCCGGCGCAGCTGGAACGCATTATGTTCCGTCTCGATTCGCTGTATCCGTCGGGTGTGAAACCGGGCGCTGCCTGCGCGCCGGAAATTACTCTTGAAGTCAATCCCGAAAGTCTCTGCGAACCGTTTCTTGAAACGGCGCTGCGCTGCGGCGTCAATCGCATATCCGTCGGCGTGCAGGCGCTCGACGACGGCGCGCTTCGGTGTGTCCGCCGCCGCTGCAGTCGGGAACGGGCGCTCGGTGCGCTTTCGCTGCTTTCCCGCAGCGGCGTCCGGTTTTCCGCGGACATGATCGCGGGACTGCCCGAACTCGGCGACACGGCTTTCGTGTCCGGCCTGAAAGAGGTGCTTACCTATAATCCCGAACACGTTTCGCTGTACGCGCTTACGGTTGAAGAATCGACGCCGCTGTACCGGCAAATTGAGCGCGGCCGGCTTGCGTATACGGAAGAAACGACCGATTCTCAGTGGCTCGCCGGTCGTGCGCTGCTGGAAAGGGCCGGATACGCACAGTACGAGGTATCCAATTTTGCCAAACCCGGCTGCCGGAGCCGCCACAATACGGCGTATTGGCGGCAGCGCTCGTATGCCGGCGCCGGCGCCGGTGCGGTCGGGACGCTGTACGATACCGAAGCAGCCGCCGCGGTTGCGATTACGGCTGCGGCGCGGGAACCGGCTGCGCGCGTAAAATCCGCGCTGCGGTATGCGAATACGGCCGATATCGCCGTCTACACCGATTTTTGGACGGAAACGGCGCCGGATCCGCGCGGTTTTGCCGAAGGCGCCGATTTTCCGCTGGAACGGGAGCTGCTCGACGCCGACACGCTGGCGTTCGAGTTCTGTATGCTCGGACTGCGGCTGCGTGAAGGAATTGCAGCCGGTGAATATGAAGAACGCTTCGGCAAAAAATTGGATACCGCCGTTTTTGAAAAATGGCGCCAAAAAGGACTCGCCGTAAAATATTCCGACTGCGGCGAAATCCGGTACGCGCTTTCGGCCGACGGCATTCTGTTTTTGAACGCATTTCTTTCGGAATTGCTGGCATAA
- the ppdK gene encoding pyruvate, phosphate dikinase, translating into MDTVKLVYFFGGGKAEGSAAMRRELGGKGANLAEMTNLGIPVPPGFTVSTEVCRLFYENGKTYPNGLKAQVAEHLAALEKLMGKKLGDASDPLLVSVRSGAEVSMPGMMDTILNLGMNDKAAAGLAAKTGNLRFAWDAYRRFIQMYGDVAMGVPAESFEDALCELKWKRNVMLDTELSAQDLEELVGTYKAIYRNALGADFPQDPIEQLWGAIDAVFGSWMNERAIKYRALNDIKGLAGTAVNIQSMVFGNFGADSGTGVCFSRDPSTGVNTFYGEYLMNAQGEDVVAGIRTPETIDKLEKENAAVYKQLTDIRDRLEKHYRDMQDMEFTVQQGKLYILQTRNGKRTGQAAVKCAVDMVAEKLITKDEAIRRVSAVQLDQLLHPMISVSALKTAVPLTKGLNASPGAACGQIVYTASDAEKWTAEGKKVVLVRKETSPEDIAGMVVSEGILTSTGGMTSHAAVVARGMGTPCVCGAQEVVVTGNTVTIGSRKFTEGDYITIDGSSGCVYEGDLPLSSPGISSELDTFLSWCDEKCAQSVRGPIKGFSVRANADQGPDAVQAFKFGAEGIGLCRTEHMFFDRDKLIHFRAMIVSDTAEQRRSALNKILPLQQKDFTAIFEAMNGRPVTIRLLDPPLHEFIPHTAAEKDELAAYMGIEAVRLAVKLDRLHEMNPMLGHRGCRLGITYPEIYDMQVEAIVRAAADCAARGLPVQPEIMIPIVCDDAELHILRGRAEAIVSSVCGGNTKLADSIKIGSMIEVPRAALLAGKLAQYADFFSFGTNDLTQMTFAFSRDDAVKFLPAYLEQHIFETDPFKTLDEAGVGALVNFAREQSRAVKPDMKLGICGEHGGDPVTIDFCYRAGLNYVSCSPYRVPVARLAAAQAVIRNS; encoded by the coding sequence ATGGACACTGTCAAGCTGGTGTATTTTTTCGGCGGCGGAAAAGCCGAAGGTAGCGCCGCGATGCGCCGCGAATTGGGCGGTAAAGGTGCGAACCTTGCCGAAATGACGAATCTGGGCATTCCCGTTCCGCCGGGATTCACCGTTTCTACGGAAGTGTGCAGACTGTTTTATGAAAACGGCAAAACGTATCCGAACGGACTCAAAGCGCAGGTGGCTGAACATTTGGCGGCGCTTGAAAAACTGATGGGCAAAAAACTCGGCGACGCGTCGGATCCGCTTTTGGTGTCGGTCCGTTCCGGCGCGGAAGTTTCCATGCCCGGTATGATGGACACGATCCTCAATTTGGGTATGAACGACAAAGCCGCCGCGGGGCTCGCCGCTAAAACCGGTAATCTGCGGTTCGCCTGGGACGCGTACCGCCGGTTCATTCAAATGTACGGCGACGTCGCGATGGGCGTGCCGGCCGAATCGTTTGAAGACGCCTTGTGCGAATTGAAATGGAAACGGAACGTGATGCTCGATACCGAGCTTTCGGCGCAGGATCTGGAAGAACTGGTCGGCACTTATAAGGCGATATACCGGAACGCGCTCGGCGCGGATTTTCCGCAGGATCCGATTGAACAGCTGTGGGGTGCGATCGACGCCGTGTTCGGTTCCTGGATGAACGAGCGCGCCATAAAATACCGTGCACTGAACGATATCAAAGGGCTCGCCGGAACCGCGGTCAACATTCAGTCCATGGTGTTCGGTAATTTCGGCGCGGATTCCGGCACGGGCGTCTGTTTCAGCCGCGATCCGTCTACCGGCGTGAACACGTTTTACGGCGAATATCTGATGAACGCGCAGGGTGAAGACGTCGTCGCCGGTATCAGAACGCCTGAAACCATCGATAAACTCGAAAAGGAAAACGCCGCTGTGTATAAGCAGCTGACCGATATCCGCGACCGGCTTGAAAAACATTACCGCGACATGCAGGATATGGAATTCACCGTTCAGCAGGGAAAATTATATATCCTGCAGACCCGCAACGGCAAACGCACCGGTCAGGCCGCCGTAAAATGCGCGGTGGATATGGTCGCCGAAAAACTCATTACGAAAGACGAAGCGATCCGGCGCGTTTCCGCCGTACAGCTCGATCAGCTGCTGCATCCCATGATCTCCGTTTCCGCGCTCAAAACGGCAGTGCCGCTTACGAAAGGGCTGAACGCGTCTCCGGGCGCCGCCTGCGGGCAAATCGTGTATACGGCGTCCGACGCCGAAAAATGGACGGCGGAAGGCAAAAAAGTCGTACTCGTCCGTAAAGAAACCAGTCCCGAAGACATTGCCGGTATGGTCGTGTCCGAAGGCATCCTGACTTCGACCGGCGGAATGACCAGTCACGCCGCCGTCGTTGCCCGCGGAATGGGCACTCCGTGCGTGTGCGGCGCACAGGAAGTGGTGGTCACGGGAAACACGGTTACCATCGGCAGCCGTAAATTTACCGAAGGCGACTATATTACCATAGACGGGTCGTCCGGTTGCGTATACGAAGGGGACTTGCCGCTTTCATCACCCGGCATATCGAGCGAACTCGACACGTTCCTGAGCTGGTGCGATGAAAAATGCGCGCAGTCCGTGCGCGGGCCGATCAAGGGATTTTCCGTTCGCGCGAACGCCGATCAGGGACCGGACGCAGTGCAGGCTTTTAAATTCGGGGCGGAAGGCATCGGTCTGTGCCGTACCGAACATATGTTTTTCGACCGGGATAAACTGATCCATTTCCGGGCGATGATCGTTTCGGACACCGCCGAGCAGCGCCGTTCCGCGCTGAACAAGATTCTGCCGTTGCAGCAAAAGGATTTTACCGCCATTTTTGAGGCGATGAACGGACGTCCCGTTACTATCCGATTGCTCGATCCGCCGCTGCACGAGTTCATTCCGCATACGGCGGCCGAAAAGGACGAACTCGCCGCGTACATGGGAATCGAAGCGGTGCGGCTTGCGGTCAAACTCGACCGGCTGCACGAAATGAACCCCATGCTCGGACACCGCGGCTGCCGTCTGGGTATTACGTACCCCGAAATATACGATATGCAGGTTGAAGCTATCGTGCGGGCAGCCGCGGACTGCGCCGCGCGGGGATTGCCGGTGCAGCCTGAAATCATGATCCCCATCGTGTGCGACGACGCCGAACTGCACATTCTGCGCGGACGTGCGGAGGCTATCGTCAGTTCGGTCTGCGGCGGCAACACGAAGCTCGCCGATTCTATCAAGATCGGTTCCATGATAGAAGTTCCCCGCGCGGCGCTGCTTGCCGGAAAACTCGCGCAGTACGCGGATTTTTTCAGCTTCGGCACGAACGACTTGACGCAGATGACGTTTGCGTTCAGCCGGGACGACGCGGTGAAGTTTTTGCCCGCGTATTTGGAGCAGCATATTTTTGAAACAGATCCGTTCAAAACGCTCGATGAAGCAGGCGTCGGCGCACTGGTCAACTTTGCCCGCGAACAGTCCCGCGCCGTCAAACCGGACATGAAACTCGGTATTTGCGGCGAGCACGGCGGAGATCCGGTAACGATCGATTTCTGTTATCGCGCGGGACTCAATTACGTGTCCTGCTCTCCGTACCGCGTACCGGTTGCCCGGCTTGCGGCAGCCCAGGCGGTTATCAGAAACAGCTGA